Proteins co-encoded in one Euleptes europaea isolate rEulEur1 chromosome 1, rEulEur1.hap1, whole genome shotgun sequence genomic window:
- the ANGPTL6 gene encoding angiopoietin-related protein 6, whose amino-acid sequence MAFRLLLLLTLASPVLPGPEPLTGPRCTYTFVLPQQKFTGAVCWSSARPPPEPPGPNRSEVEELRYLLSRQQAQMDELRRLVEVDGAVVSEVKALRKESRNVNARVTQLYTQLLHEIVQRRERPAQASQLEGQVANASAEALRVAANYRQLEGKYQALAALVNNQSALISRLERDCQQGNSGRTRPQPPLVPVVPYNNPASVANESRARFDATNDIQRDQSLHTAPDRPQPPGSSVPAGTLPPPAVVPTRTAGPWRDCQAAQHDGQATGITMLEPDGSHGIFQAWCDQDYDEGGWTVIQRRQDGSVNFFTTWQHYKHGFGNLEGEHWLGLDPIHWLTHQGSYVLRVLLEDWNGRQAQASYDAFALASENDCYRLRLGRYQGSAGDSLSWHNGRQFSTLDRDHDAYSGNCAHYQKGGWWYNMCAHSNLNGVWYKGGHYRSRYQDGVYWAEYRGGAYSLRTVVMMIRPTPGT is encoded by the exons ATGGCGTTtcggctcctgctgctgctgaccCTGGCCAGTCCCGTCCTGCCGGGGCCCGAACCCCTGACCGGCCCGCGGTGCACGTACACCTTCGTCTTGCCCCAGCAGAAGTTCACGGGCGCCGTGTGCTGGAGCAGCGCGCGCCCTCCCCCCGAGCCGCCCGGCCCCAACCGCAGCGAAGTGGAGGAGCTGCGCTACCTGCTCAGCCGGCAGCAGGCCCAGATGGACGAGCTGCGCCGGCTGGTGGAGGTGGACGGGGCGGTGGTGAGCGAGGTGAAGGCCCTGCGGAAGGAGAGCCGCAACGTCAACGCCCGGGTCACCCAGCTGTACACCCAGCTCCTCCACGAGATCGTCCAGCGCCGAGAGCGGCCGGCACAAGCCTCGCAGCTGGAAGGCCAGGTGGCCAACGCCTCCGCGGAGGCCCTGCGGGTGGCCGCCAACTACCGCCAACTGGAGGGCAAGTACCAGGCCCTGGCAGCCCTGGTCAACAACCAGAGCGCCCTCATCAGCCGGCTGGAGAGGGACTGCCAGCAAGGGAACAGCGGCAGGACGCGCCCGCAG CCCCCACTAGTGCCAGTGGtgccttacaacaaccctgcgagtgTCGCCAACGAAAGCAGGGCTCGTTTTGACGCCACGAATGACATCCAGCGAGACCAGAGTCTTCACACAGCCCCGGACCGGCCCCAGCCTCCCGGCTCTTCAGTTCCTGCCGGGACTCTCCCGCCCCCTGCCGTCGTGCCCACCAGAACCGCAG GGCCTTGGCGGGACTGTCAAGCAGCTCAGCATGATGGGCAGGCCACGGGCATCACCATGCTAGAGCCAGATGGTTCCCACGGCATCTTCCAGGCTTGGTGCGACCAGGATTACGACGAGGGTGGATGGACCGTCATCCAGCGGCGGCAGGACGGGTCGGTCAACTTCTTCACTACCTGGCAGCACTACAAG CACGGCTTTGGGAATCTGGAAGGAGAACATTGGCTGGGCCTGGATCCGATCCACTGGCTGACCCACCAGGGCTCCTATGTGCTGCGGGTGCTCCTGGAAGACTGGAACGGGCGACAGGCGCAGGCCAGCTACGACGCCTTTGCCCTGGCGTCTGAGAACGATTGCTACCGGCTGCGTCTGGGGCGCTACCAGGGCAGCGCTGGCGACTCTCTCTCCTGGCACAATGGGCGGCAGTTCAGCACGCTTGATCGTGACCACGACGCTTACTCCG GGAACTGCGCCCACTACCAGAAAGGGGGCTGGTGGTACAACATGTGTGCCCACTCCAACCTGAACGGTGTCTGGTACAAGGGGGGCCACTACCGAAGCCGCTACCAGGACGGCGTCTACTGGGCAGAGTATCGTGGTGGTGCCTACTCGCTCCGCACGGTGGTCATGATGATCCGACCCACGCCAGGCACATAG